The genomic DNA gaagtttaattcaaatttaaattcctccatgcatgctaaaaataatgtaaattatttacccatgcatagttatggatttaggtataacaATAGAAAAAGGTTTAACATAGTTGATAACCCTGGGAAATCGAATATTAAGATTAGACCAAACCAAAAATAATCTACTTTAACTAAGGAGAGGAAAGTAGTTAAAAACCAAGACATTAatttcaagaaggggagacatatgcttGGGAAGGTGGGTAGGTTTAAAAATGTTTATGGTGGACAAGTGGATTTTAGGGCTAGaaacctagaattggaaaatcaagctttgagaGAGAAACTTGATAGGATAGAAAAAGTCCTAGGTGGATTCATTAATGATTCTAAAGGACTTAATAGGATATTGGGTAGTTAAAGTCCCAATAGTGATAGATctagtttgggataccgatcttcATAAAATAAGGGTAAGGAGAAATTATCCATGGAGCACTTTGGTGGGTATACTATAGTAGAGTCCTCTAAGGCCAAAAGAAGGTCATATGCAATGATTACAAGTGCAAATGGTAAGGGGGCATCCTCCAAGGATAGAGAAAAGTCATATGCTAGGGTAGGATATGATTATAAATAGAGAGATCAAGAAatgacaagggaaagtcatttaaggataagtagaaattaaccaaggacaatgtgtctaaggttaagaaggtcaggtttgtaggtcaagtgtcactCAAGGTGCATTGATGTGGCCTAGCTATAGTGGATGAGTCAtttagggaggtggctaagattaagagctctagggggagctcaaggagtcaagttgggacccatggtCAATGGATTGCAAGTGGACCATGCTTAAGATTCCAGATGGGTTATAAAATGTGCCAAAGGTTTGGAGATAAATTTGAGTTTCAAATCCAAGGAATTGATACAATTAGGATAagtatcatgcatgaaaatatgaaaaagGGTTCATATTGTATGAAGATTTATTTTAGATGTATAgttgtcatataaactaatgttagggatgcattatggtttaatatgggcagatacatcaagaggaagccaaaactaggatttTATGTTAATGTTCAATTGAATAATTTATATAGTTTTAGAGTTTGTCTCAATCTTGGGACTCacgatagatatatttttgaatatatttttccaagtagacattggtAAAACAAGCTTcttcacaaaatttgagaatttttagaggTCTGTGAATTTTTTGGTGCATTTCTGACATTAGATTTATAATGTTGTTTGGAGCTGAAATAGAGTGTCAGTCGATTGGCTtagataccagtcaactggtaacagtGTTCATCAAACACAGAATGGTTCTATGAGGTTATTTCGATGAGATCAAGCCACCCAACTTATGATTGAGTACAAATCAAACTAGTTCGATTTAAGACTAAGCTCAAATCAAGCTAGCAAATCGAAAGGTGAAACCAGACAACCATAGTTATACCTAAGCTAAACTCGACATAAGACTCGACCAAAGGGATGAGCGGGAGGGAGAAATGGTGTTGACAATGTTAAATTTAGACGCATGTGAGAAAGGGGGGACGAATCACATGATTTTATAAaactcatttttttcatttttaaataagAGTATGCAACGAAAAAAGAAATGAACATAAAAAATTACTTAGTTCGAAACCTTCAGcaactcctattccaagacccaggtcccacgcACATATCAATGGATAATCTACTAAATTCGTTTTCAAAATCGCTGGAAGAGTAATCGAATACCAAAAAAGTCGGAGAAGTGTAACACACTATACTTCCCGTTTACAAAAAGTAAATATAGTAATTAACTTTTTTCAAACACTTGTTTATAGTAGGTCAGCTCAAGCTCGGTGTTTGGACGGCTTCTCGGCGGCAGTCAGACGTAGTAGAGTCACGGTAGGGCAGTAATAGCAAGCCGAAATAGTCAGAAAGTCAGTTGGATGCGTAAAAGCTTGTATGGAAGTTCTTGCTTGACGCTTAGTCGAGATACCTTTATAAAGGATGTGGAGTGCGCCTTCCATagttttgaaggcgcctccaacttgcgAAGTTTGATTCCGAACTTCTTGCTCTTTATCTGCGACAAAGTCTGAATTTTAtcttatggaaggcaccttccatggcattgaaggtgtcttccataaaTAATGTGAAGGCGCTTTCCataccatggaaggcgcctcggacactattcaccTGAGGCCTTTTATGCTTCTTTTGCCATgtaaaaagtgttagtccaataGTTTGCAAGGTAATGTTGGCACAATAATAAGAAgaaatagtaattagatcctgtctccccgagactaggatctagtcaaggtctcaatttaagtttttgaaatggacctaaattggactagCGCCTATTGTCCCTTCGAATGGGGGCACGTCTTCACTCAGTCACTCTCCTACaatgacttacctctacttaccaagtGCAGAGTTACTTTTCGGAATCACACATCTGAACTTCAGGAATCAAACACCCCGACCTACCAGAATTGCACATCCGGTTTTCTCCAAAGGGAATCACACATCCTGACCTACCAAAATTGTACATCCGGTCTTCTTCAATCGGGAATtgctagggctgtaaatgaaccaagtgttcatgaacaagtttggtgtttggtttggtaagagcttgtttatgttcattcaatgtacacaagattaattaaataaacaagcttgaacagctcgttaagttaaacaaacaagcttgaacgcaTATGTGTTCATCTcgttaacattcgtgaacaatattcgtgaacaacgtttgtgaacaacgttcacgaaccatatttattaataaaactctttttaatatgctaaataaataataaaataatataatataaaataaataaatttaaattatcaagttcaataaccaatcaaataactaaaagtttcaatCAATCAAATAATCTTGAATTGAGAGATCGATAATATCTAAGTaaactaagctcaagccaagctcgaaacaagttcaagccaagctcgaaaCAAGCTCGAAACAagttcaaaccaagctcaagccaagcttgaattgagagtttgataacatctaaacgaaccaagctcaagtcaagcttcaaacaatctcataaaaaataaaccaagccaagcttaaatactcatttcaaaagcttggttcattttaagctcggctcggctcgactcagttatcttatcaaacaagcttgaatatcccaaagctcggctcgactTGTTTACATCCCTAGGAATCGCATATTCCGACCTATCATAATCGTACATTCGGTTTTCTCCAATTGAAAATCACACATCTCGACCCTTGCCAGGATCCCACATCTGAACTTGAACCTATTgagaatcgaacatcctgactTGTTAGAATTACACATCCAATTTTCAACCAATCAGGAATCGAATATTCTGACTAGGGTTAGTCAACCCTACACACTCAGTAACAAGGTTagattataataatatttaatttagtttactcATTATTTATCAAAATCCGAGTTAAATTGTTAATACAAATTGTATTAACAGACACGTTCTGTGGAGGTGGATGAACATGCCAAACTTGACGCGGATACGTTTCAAGGATGTAGGTTGACGCGTGGGATGTTCGTATAGTGTCTAGTAATGACTTTCCTGTCAAACTGATGTAAAAGAAATGTACGTACATGTTGATGTAAGTTTTCAAGGATGTAGGTTGACGTGGAGGATGTGCGTATAGTTTCTAGTAATGACTTCCCTGCCAAACTGATATAAAAGAAATGTACGTACATGTTGGTGCAAGTTTATGCAAAGTATGGGCTCTATTTTTGGAAGATATTCCATGTTGGTCCTGAGACGGATTGACAGAGGTGCTGGAGACAAATATATTCATTTTTTACCACCAAATTTACGCAAAGTATATTTCTTTTACTAGTTTATTGTTTTTTCTATCTCCTTCCTCTCTTTTCGAAATCTGACTTAGGAGTTTAGCTAGATAACctcccttttatttatttatttatttttaatattctcgATTCTCTAagcatttttatttatttgatttttttaatattctcGATTCTCGAAGCATTTGTCGTCATGGAGATCATTATTAGACTTATTCTCACGAGTCCCCGAAGATCATTATCAGACTTATACTCATAGGTCTCAAAGCCTTTTCTTCGCTTGATTTGCAAGGAACATGGGCAGACCCACGAGGGTGGGTGAGTTGTGAGGTTCATGGTCCCCGtcattttgtaaaaaattttactaatatacttttaaaattttaattaataaaataaatttattaaaaaaaataagaaaacctCAAACTCTTTCCAATCCTTTTCAAGCCGACTCTTACCCTCTTCtcaacaaaaaaaatttcttctcctcctttctcTTATGATTTACAAAGGTTATGGAGGTATTATATTTCCCTTATGATTTATGATGATATCATATTTTCCCTTACTTTCATACTCTCTTGGCCTTTCGATTttggtattttaaaaatatatatcttatttatttattgttcTTTATGGGTTAATTGTTAGCTTAGTGCTTTAAGTTTTCATCTATTTTGAGTATTTTAAATTATGAAGATGGTGAAGAATGATCAATAGTTAAATGACATTTATaatattgtaaaaattaattataagtcACATTTGAACTGATGGTAATATTTCAACTTTTCTATTAGTCTTTAGGAGGTGATTGATTGGATGAAATGATAGTGAGGAATAGAAAAAAGATTGAAAGTAGATGTTTGGGTTGAGGGATTATTGATGGGTTCCACGGATTTATTATCCTAAATATGTGAATGAGCCGCCATTACCTAACAAAAGGATGGGAATGGGAAAAAAAATACTATTCAAATTCAAATCATACCCGTTCATGGTCGAAAGTGTGAATTTGGAAAGCCGGGGATGTGGCGGCTCTACTGACTAGATGAAGACCTCGTTCCTCTCTGTAAAACAAAACCAAACTAGGGAAGGGGTCTCtggcgttgaccctccgacgctcaagttagaaagagaagaagagagagTGAAAGTACTAGGGACAAAAATCAATCTTGACTTTCTTCATACTTAtcatactcttttatacctttcttagtgaccCTTCATATTCtcctatttaatgatattaattacagATAGAAAGCATCTTTGTCTTGATTTCTCCGCATTCAATGATAGATGAAGTgttctcttttatttctctttcccttattaaatatcttttttttcctcttttattatatcGGTTCATTATTCACTATCAATAGCATACTCCGAATCGGATGGGTGGCTCACCCGGCCCGCTTTCTTGCCAATCGAGTTGACAAGGCGCTAGTTCATCTAGACGCCCGACCGAACATCGGTTCCTCCGATCGGCCTATGTAACGTCCTCTCGCTCGGGCGACGCGGTTGAATTCTGACGTTGactatcttgactttgacctctaccgTGACTGTTAACTCATGCCAAGTGGACTCCTCCTTATCATCACATCAATATCTATACTCATTCCCACTTCTATCAATCTTATTCCCATTCCGTTTGATAAACCAAGCGTCCACTTAGttgatataaattaattttatataaattgcaCTCCTAAATTTCTGGTCAGCCCTCGGCAAGGAGCTGGCTCGTAAAAGCATAAAAATCAATTAGATAGAAGCCGATTCGGCTCACATCCAACTTGTCAAAAGTACTCTGCTTCAACCCACCAAAGATTCAATCTCACCCAGGGACGGATCCAAGAATTAGAAGTGGGCTGGATAGATCTCGAGTTGGTCTAGTCCACCATAGAAGAGGTCCAAGTTCACTTCACGCGAGCACGTTACCAACTCGTTTTCACCTATATTTtcactaaattttaaatttttaaatgatttttttaatgtaTCAATAATGATATCTAATTTGTAAATGTTGAAAATTTAGGGACTGTGGCAGAAGACTTGGTTGTCAATGCTAGAGCGGCCATCGATGGTGAGATAGAAGTAGTCAATCCACAAGCTTGGCATGAGACCATGCTCGAGCATCTAGTGAAACACTTCAATCTATAGCTGCTTGCCTCCTGCATTAGCGTGACTATAAGGGTACGTTAATGTACAGGACACGATGATCCGATCATGGCAACTACGACTGAGGACGCTCATGTCGACGACTATGCCTCCGAGTGTGAGGACTTGGCCATGAAGAGAGTGGTCATAACCATGAGCGGTGATAGGACAAAGACATGGGGATGAGTAAGTAAGGCAAGCGTTAGAAGTAATATCGTCGATGAAGGACGAGTGGAGGAGCAAGATTAGTCAGGACGTTAAAGTTAGAGGAAAATCAAAATATGATCTTAGAGTCAAATAGATCCATGGTCGAAGATGGATAGTAAATGAGGAAATAACATATATAAAAGATGATAAGTTAATAGTCcatatttataattaaaataaactaggaagttaattaaataaatatataattaaattaaaaaataaaaatattggaTGAGATCTTATTAAATATATGGAGATAGGATAAATACGTGTGACTTTGACGTCTtgattaaaagattttgaatttttttaaaaaagacagGAGCTTATTTTTGTTTAACTTGGTACTCCaacttatttctatttttttatcacAGCAAAAGCCTTACTTCAAACTAAATCTAATatgtatattaaaaaaaaaaaaaattggctgGGCAACAGCTCAGCACAGCCCTGCCCTTTAATAGATCCGTCCATGATCTCACATTCTCGCCAAaccaaaaatttgaaaatgaagtCAAATCGAAGATTTAGAACTCAAATCGCTAGATTTGTTATTGCTTTATTTTCTCAAATTACAGTTGATccggtccggaagctgagtcagacggaccgtcgggtgaAATGGATGAGATGTTGACGAAGTcacgacgtcccggaggggggtgtgctgagatggctcccgtgttgaccaagtcttcagaagtcctctagtcaacgctacctgcagccagcgaccgggttaacccagcccccggtaccccgatactcgaggcagatccgacgaatatatgagtacaagactaaaTCATGAAATAATGAAAATGCATATGAAATATGAACGAGAAACGTACCCTAGccaagggggcgccctcggataggACACGGCTTGAGTTGTCGCGATCCGAAAGAGTAGATGATTCTGATTAGGTTGGATCTGACGATGAAGAGTCGAACGAGGTGCAGAGCCGAAAGATGAGCTGCAGGTCGGGAGATaataacggcacgcaggtcgggaAAAAGCaccggtacgcagaccgggatacGACACCGGCACACAGGCCGAGACCAGAGATCAGCACGCAGGCCGAGACATGAGATCGACGCACAGACCAGAACAATAGATCGACACGCAGGCCTGGACACGAGATCGACACGCAGGCTGGGACGCTGGGTCGGCACGCGGGCCGAGACGctgggtcggcacgcaggccggaaccCGACACATATATAGGAGCCGCGCTAGGGTGGAATACGGTACACGAGCAAGATCGGCGCAAGGTCAGAACACAATAATAGCATACAGACCGGGCACACAAACATGACACACAGCTCAAAGGCATACGACGACGAGGAAGCTGCCCCGTATAAGCGTCGGAGTCTGAAAGACGGCGACAACTAGCCATAGCGCGGAGGGGACATCGATTGCAACGTGGAGGCCTAGACTGTGGGGGTGAACAGTAGTGCCGGCAACGGCTCCGAACACTGCGACGTCGACACAGAGAAGGAGAAAGGGATGCCGGCGCTCGTGATGGGGGTCATGGTGCGCACAGGGAGAAAAGAGGAGACAGCGGCTGGAAATCGCGGTCGgccagagaggaaggaggagaggagaaAAGGCGGTTGCCATCATCGGCGCTGGCGAGGAGAGGAAGGGCAGTCGCAAGTTTCTCCGGCGGCGGAGATGGTGCTGCGTGAGGAGGGCAATGGCAGCGGCGCTAATCCAGTAGCGATGTtgcgaggagaagagggagatatCGCATGGTggcgacggcgagatcctccGGCGAGGCAGCGTCAAAGGAGGGCGGCAGTGACGTCTCTCACGTGCTGTGGTGGCACCGAAGAAGGGGAGAAGAAGGATGGCAGCATTGTGAGGCACTTCCgacgagaagaagagaaggagagggggcgTCGGCGTGTTGGTCCGATGGCGGCGCCGCAAGGAGGACCGACGACCGACGGCAGTATGGGTAGTGGGAAAGAGGAGGAGAGAGAGGGTAGCCGGCggtgaggagaagaagaggagcagaGGTGAAGGTCGGCGGCCGGCGTCAGCGCCGGCTAGAAGCAGGAGAGGGAGGAAAACCCCTTTCTCTGTTCGCTATTGGCGGCGCCAGACCACGAACCAAAACCTTCCTCCCCCCCTTTCCCCGCATGCTACAGTTACCCTTAAGACCCCAAAAACCCCTCACTTCTCAAAAGACCAAAACGCCCCTCGCTTTCATCTTAATTTCTCCTATGCCCTTCTCCCAATATCCGTATCAACAGTCTTATAGCAGAGAGGGAGGTATCCATTGATTCCCTGTATAAAGTTCTCCACGGGGTAAACTCCTAAGTGCTCCGCCGGAATCCGGCTGCTCCAGGTCACTCTCCGGGTCGCATTGAACCCGTCGCCGGTGATGCCTGTCACGGAAACATAGGAACAaacacattaattaattaattaaccaatCAATCCAATCAAGAACAAAGTCACGAGCGGTGCACGAACAGAACAAGTGACGTAGCTCACCGACGGTGACGGTGTTGTACGTCGAGACGCCGGGGACGCCGACGTTCAGGAAGCCAGTGATGATCGTCTTTCCCATGCCGTCGCCGACAAATGCTAGATTTGGCTTCTCCAGCGGCACCCGCACCGTCTCCGCGTAGATCCCCTGTTTTATGTAGATCGCgtgtgccttttttttttttttttgtgaaggcGCGGCGTCTACCGCCGCCTGCACCATCGTGAATTGGCAGCCACCACCGTCCTCGCCGACAGTCACGTTTGGAGACCATGCTTCGGAGGCGGCAGCGGCGGCGACGACGACgcgctctgaagctttggcggttGGGACGTCCGGTGGCCAGTACCCGTCCCGCTCTGTCTGCGGCGGGGTCCACAGACCACAGGGACATGTTGCCGCCGTAGCGCTGCAGGGCGGCAACCATGGAGGCGGCGCTGCAGCCCTTCCGGTGAGATTGGCGAGGGCGTAGAGGGACGCCATCGCGTCGGTCACCTGCTGGGTGCCTTTGACGTACCGGAGGAAAGCGCCTCCGAGGCGGTAGTCGGCGAGGGAGAGGGAGGCAGTTGCGGGCAGCGTTGGTGCGGCGGAAGAGTTGCGAATGGCCCGGGCGTCGGCGTAGGAGGATAGGGCGGCGAGGGAGAGGTCGACGGTGGAGCGTCTGCGGGGGGAGGGAGGGGCGGAGGCGCAGAGCTGCAGGAAGCGGGAGGCGGCGCAGGCCTGCTCGATGGCGGAGGaaacttaaaataatattaaaaattaattttttatagctAAAATAAAATGGCAAAATGGCGTCGCCCGGACTCGAACCGGAGACCTTCAGTGTGTTAGACTGACGTGATAACCAACTACACCACGACACCATGTTATTTTTTAGTCTGAAATAACAACATTTTATAATTAATGTCTCTCATATCACAACCTTTATTAACAATTATAGCAAAAAGATAGAATTGGCGTCGCCCGGACTCGAACCGGAGACCTTCAGTGTGTTAGACTGACGTGATAACCAACTACACCACGACACCTAGTTGAAGCAATTTGCCGCGTAAcaaatataattattaatataaatatagggtttcatttttttaaaaattttggtaTTGCTATAAcaattttggtattttttttattaaaaatactgATTTTGACCTAAAATGACTTTTATCAAATTGGAATAATTCtaactaagttaaaaagaatattaaaattattatagtataacttaaattaatttagagTAATTTTGTTTCATATTATAGTATAATTTTAGtcaaaataattataataatattcaaataacagtagttttaaaaaaatatcttaattaacaAAATCTTCAAAAAGATTGGCACCTTTAAAACCACATCCatgcatattttttattttaaaaatataattatttaagGTTAAAATATATATACGTAAAATACTTATCTTAAATTTTTTCACAACTGGATAAAAAtacttatattttattaaaattatttttaaaattgtagaAATCATGGGCATCTATTGAATAATTATACATTGCAGACCCTCTGCCTAATTTTGATCCTTATGTAATTTATACATTGGATTATGATTGAAATCCAGTTAAAATTGACTGTGATTTTTTTTAAGTTCATCTTTCCACCTATATTATAATTTTGAGTTGAATGTCAGCAATGAACGGATCGTCTCTTGCTCGGCACTATATAGTTCATCCATTGTTGGTAGTTTTCGATCGTTTGACTCGATCTAAAACTATAACCTAGATGGAAATGTAAATTAGGAAAGATCATAATCAATTTTGATTGAATTCTAATTATCGAAGGAATTAAGAAGAAATCAGAggataataattaatattttcgGATTCTAATCACGATCTGAAGACACCAGAGGACATGGACTCGTAGCAACCCCTTAATGATTGCAGAGtgcaatttatatttattttgatccttttcaaacaattttgattaagtttaaatacTTGAGGTCATTCTTGACAGGGAAGTTGATATCCTCCTCCGCTCCTTCGGCGCTGGTATCAGATGATCCGCCAAACAGGTTGATCGTCATGATCGGCCACGCGAAAACCCTAAACTCGAAAAATGCACCCCCTAGTCACATCGAATATATAATGATTTTCCTGCAAATTTTATCTTACTCCctgaaattattattatatttaatcattactacatttaattaaatatttttaatttaaattgtttTTTACAATGTTCTCTTTTTAGTGGAAAATGTTATTTCTcgcagatttttttaaaaaaattcttattggagattaaaattttatatatatatatatatatataatttaatatttaaaaatatttaattaaataatgatGAAAGTCACAAAGAGATGATGTTAATATGAACATACGAGGCTGGATAATGTATTTAAAAGTGGTTAATTAAATGTTAGAGAAAAAATTAGGattgtgtaatttttttttttttaaagacacATTTAAAATGAAAAGGATATGTACATAAATGTCTAATAAATATCcattatatatatacacacgtcATTCTATAGACCTATATAGGATACTCTACGATCCGAAGCTACCTCAAAAGATAATGGGGCCTTTTCCCctcaaaaaaaaagaaagaaaggagCAGTTCCGAAAAAAGAAAGTGGATTTACTCTTTCTAGAGCAGCCCAGCTCTTCAGGCGCGCCCGCTTCGCAGCCTAAGCTGGATAAGGAGCTCCCCTATATGTTGTCAGTCTAAGACAGCCCGAAtccggtatatatatatatatatatatatatatatatataaagaaagaaagaaaactaaaacatattaattaataatgataaaaa from Zingiber officinale cultivar Zhangliang chromosome 4A, Zo_v1.1, whole genome shotgun sequence includes the following:
- the LOC121972834 gene encoding uncharacterized protein LOC121972834, with the translated sequence MTINLFGGSSDTSAEGAEEDINFPVKNDLKLKNNMVSWCSWLSRQSNTLKVSVSSAIEQACAASRFLQLCASAPPSPRRRSTVDLSLAALSSYADARAIRNSSAAPTLPATASLSLADYRLGGAFLRYVKGTQQVTDAMASLYALANLTGRAAAPPPWLPPCSATAATCPCGLWTPPQTERDGYWPPDVPTAKASERVVVAAAAASEAWSPNVTVGEDGGGCQFTMVQAAVDAAPSQKKKKKAHAIYIKQGIYAETVRVPLEKPNLAFVGDGMGKTIITGFLNVGVPGVSTYNTVTVGITGDGFNATRRVTWSSRIPAEHLGVYPVENFIQGINGYLPLCYKTVDTDIGRRA